Proteins from a genomic interval of Clostridium sp. M62/1:
- the pheS gene encoding phenylalanine--tRNA ligase subunit alpha, translating into MREQLEKIKAEALAKIEASDALEKLNDIRVAYLGKKGELTSVLKSMKDVAPEERPKVGQMVNDARALIEEKLEETKKKLARIAREEQMKKEVIDVTLPAKKNNVGHSHPNTIALEEVERIFIGMGYEVVEGPEVEYDKYNFEKLNIPKGHPARDEQDTFYINDSVVLRSQTSPVQVRVMETKKPPIRIIAPGRVFRSDEVDATHSPSFHQIEGLVIDKNITFADLKGTLAEFARELFGEETKVKFRPHHFPFTEPSAEVDVSCFKCGGKGCRFCKGSGWIEILGCGMVHPHVLEMCGIDPEEYSGFAFGVGLERIALLKYEIDDMRLLYENDVRFLKQF; encoded by the coding sequence ATGAGAGAACAGTTAGAGAAGATCAAAGCAGAAGCCCTTGCGAAGATCGAAGCTTCCGACGCGCTGGAAAAGTTAAATGACATCCGCGTTGCATACCTCGGAAAAAAGGGCGAACTGACAAGCGTGTTAAAAAGCATGAAGGATGTAGCTCCGGAAGAGCGCCCGAAGGTTGGACAGATGGTAAATGACGCCAGGGCTTTAATTGAGGAGAAGTTAGAGGAGACAAAGAAAAAGCTGGCCCGCATTGCCCGCGAGGAGCAGATGAAGAAGGAAGTTATCGATGTAACCCTTCCGGCGAAGAAAAATAATGTAGGACACAGCCATCCCAACACCATTGCCCTTGAAGAAGTGGAGCGCATTTTCATCGGCATGGGCTATGAGGTTGTGGAAGGTCCGGAGGTGGAGTACGACAAGTACAACTTTGAGAAGTTAAACATCCCCAAGGGGCATCCGGCAAGGGATGAGCAGGATACCTTCTATATCAATGACTCTGTGGTGCTGAGGAGCCAGACCTCCCCGGTTCAGGTGCGCGTTATGGAAACGAAGAAGCCCCCTATCCGCATCATCGCTCCGGGACGTGTGTTCCGCTCCGACGAGGTGGATGCAACCCACTCCCCGTCCTTCCACCAGATCGAGGGACTTGTCATTGACAAGAACATTACATTTGCAGACCTTAAGGGAACCCTGGCCGAGTTCGCCAGAGAGCTGTTCGGGGAAGAGACAAAGGTAAAATTCCGCCCCCACCACTTCCCGTTCACAGAGCCCAGCGCTGAGGTGGATGTAAGCTGCTTCAAGTGCGGCGGAAAGGGCTGCCGTTTCTGCAAGGGATCCGGCTGGATTGAGATTCTGGGATGCGGCATGGTGCACCCCCATGTACTTGAGATGTGCGGCATTGATCCGGAGGAGTATTCCGGCTTCGCCTTCGGCGTGGGCCTTGAGAGAATTGCCCTGTTAAAATATGAGATCGACGATATGCGTCTCCTGTACGAGAATGACGTGCGTTTCTTAAAGCAGTTTTAG